The Polymorphobacter megasporae genome window below encodes:
- a CDS encoding type II secretion system F family protein: protein MAAFVYRAVDALGQTQRGVVEASSATGARRLLRDRSLLPVSVEATRAAVTTPRPALFGPKIGAKALSTLTRQLATLVGTDIRVEEALRLVAAQAAATPVAELLLNVRGRILDGGSFATALAEHPAVFPEFFRASVAAGEQSGKLPQVLAHLADFVDSRYRAANKLQLALLYPALLGVVSFGMMTLLLIYVVPDITRVFISRGAELPFLTRALIAISWAVSHFGLVALVIIAGAIIATRRWLAVPANRLRFHQFIATTRPFSGFSRQLNAARFAGSLATLVQSDVPLVDAIATAAAVTPNMFVRKQALEVATRVREGTSLHRAMDEARVFPPMLVAIVASGESSGRLGPVLARAGVDLDRDLDSLVATLMGLIEPAVLLTMGGVVLLMVLSILLPIINLNNLAGQ, encoded by the coding sequence ATGGCGGCATTCGTCTATCGCGCGGTCGACGCGCTCGGCCAGACCCAGCGCGGGGTCGTCGAGGCGAGCAGCGCGACCGGCGCGCGCCGCCTGCTGCGCGATCGCAGCCTGCTGCCGGTGTCGGTCGAGGCGACCCGCGCCGCTGTCACGACCCCGCGCCCGGCGCTGTTCGGCCCGAAGATCGGGGCGAAGGCGCTGTCGACGCTGACCCGCCAGCTGGCGACGCTCGTCGGCACCGACATCCGCGTCGAGGAGGCGTTGCGCCTCGTCGCGGCGCAGGCGGCGGCGACCCCGGTTGCCGAACTGCTGCTCAACGTCCGCGGGCGGATCCTCGACGGCGGCAGCTTCGCCACCGCATTGGCCGAGCATCCGGCGGTGTTCCCCGAGTTCTTCCGCGCCTCGGTCGCGGCGGGCGAGCAGTCGGGCAAGCTGCCGCAGGTCCTCGCCCACCTCGCCGACTTCGTCGACAGCCGCTACCGCGCGGCGAACAAGCTCCAGCTCGCCTTGCTCTACCCGGCGCTCCTCGGCGTCGTCTCGTTCGGCATGATGACGCTGCTGCTGATCTACGTCGTCCCCGACATCACGCGGGTGTTCATCTCGCGCGGCGCCGAGCTGCCGTTCCTGACGCGGGCGCTGATCGCGATCAGCTGGGCGGTGTCGCACTTCGGCCTCGTCGCGCTGGTGATCATCGCCGGAGCCATCATCGCCACGCGACGCTGGCTCGCGGTTCCCGCCAACCGGCTGCGCTTCCACCAGTTCATCGCCACGACCCGGCCATTCTCGGGCTTCAGCCGCCAGCTCAACGCCGCGCGCTTCGCCGGAAGCCTCGCGACGCTCGTCCAGAGCGACGTCCCGCTCGTCGACGCGATCGCCACCGCCGCCGCGGTCACCCCCAATATGTTCGTCCGCAAGCAAGCCCTCGAGGTGGCGACGCGGGTGCGTGAGGGGACCAGCCTCCACCGCGCGATGGACGAGGCGCGGGTGTTCCCGCCGATGCTCGTCGCGATCGTCGCGAGCGGCGAGAGCAGCGGCAGGCTCGGCCCGGTCCTCGCGCGCGCCGGGGTCGATCTCGACCGCGATCTCGACTCGCTGGTGGCGACGCTGATGGGGCTGATCGAGCCCGCGGTGCTGCTGACGATGGGCGGGGTCGTGCTGCTGATGGTGCTGTCGATCCTGCTGCCGATCATCAACCTCAACAACCTAGCCGGGCAATGA